A window from Actinomycetospora corticicola encodes these proteins:
- a CDS encoding LysR substrate-binding domain-containing protein: MDTRRLPHLVELDRLGSMRAVADALGTSTSVVSQQIAALAREVGATLVEPDGRRVRLTPAGRRLAEHGRRIVAAVDAARDDLDPAAEPSGTVRVAGFASAIRRSLIPIVADLAVRHPGLRLTFHEQQPAESLALLEADAADLALVYDYDLAPAAPMPPSVRAGRRLWEVRWGLGVPDDGAVPVGAATSAEVLAAYADRAFIGDSRNDADERVLRLLGAAAGFDLHVTHEADSLDLVDDLVLAGLGVGLLPTNRPTRDGIRVLDLPDPPVRLRCRPVVRRGRETWPPLAAVLGALR; encoded by the coding sequence GTGGACACCCGCCGCCTGCCCCACCTGGTCGAGCTCGACCGCCTCGGCTCGATGCGCGCCGTCGCGGACGCGCTCGGCACGTCGACCTCCGTGGTGTCGCAGCAGATCGCGGCGCTCGCCCGCGAGGTCGGGGCCACGCTGGTCGAGCCCGACGGCCGCCGGGTCCGCCTCACGCCCGCCGGTCGCCGCCTCGCCGAGCACGGCCGCCGCATCGTCGCCGCCGTCGACGCCGCCCGCGACGACCTCGACCCCGCGGCCGAGCCCTCCGGCACCGTCCGCGTCGCCGGGTTCGCCAGCGCGATCCGCCGCTCCCTGATCCCGATCGTCGCCGACCTCGCCGTCCGGCACCCGGGCCTGCGGCTCACCTTCCACGAGCAGCAGCCCGCCGAGTCCCTCGCCCTCCTCGAGGCCGACGCCGCCGACCTCGCGCTCGTCTACGACTACGACCTCGCCCCGGCCGCCCCCATGCCGCCCTCCGTCCGGGCCGGCCGGCGGCTCTGGGAGGTCCGCTGGGGCCTCGGTGTTCCCGACGACGGGGCGGTGCCGGTCGGGGCGGCGACCTCGGCCGAGGTGCTCGCCGCCTACGCCGACCGCGCCTTCATCGGGGACTCCCGCAACGACGCCGACGAACGGGTGCTGCGGCTCCTCGGGGCGGCGGCCGGGTTCGACCTGCACGTCACGCACGAGGCCGACAGCCTGGACCTGGTGGACGACCTCGTCCTCGCCGGTCTCGGGGTGGGGCTGCTGCCCACGAACCGGCCCACGCGCGACGGGATCCGGGTGTTGGACCTGCCCGACCCGCCGGTGCGGTTGCGGTGCCGCCCGGTGGTGCGCCGCGGCCGGGAGACGTGGCCCCCGCTCGCCGCGGTGCTCGGCGCGCTGCGGTAG